One window of Vicia villosa cultivar HV-30 ecotype Madison, WI unplaced genomic scaffold, Vvil1.0 ctg.005510F_1_1, whole genome shotgun sequence genomic DNA carries:
- the LOC131642641 gene encoding oxysterol-binding protein-related protein 3A-like translates to MDPKQTTSSSTGGGFFASIASSLSNFGSVVSKSVNGPTGIELEGLEVVNPEGGTEDAEEEAKKGRWKEEERDSYWKMMQKYVGSDITSMVTLPVIIFEPMTMIQKMAELMEYSYLLDMADETDDPYMRLVYASSFFISVYYAYQRTWKPFNPILGETYEMANHGGMSFIAEQVSHHPPMSAGHAENEHFTYDVTSKLKTKFLGNSVDVYPVGRTRVTLKRDGVTLDLVPPPTKVSNLIFGRTWIDSPGEMVLTNLTTGDKVVLYFQPCGWFGAGRYEVDGYVYNAAEEPKILITGKWNESLSYQVCDPEGEPLPGTELKEVWKVAEIPKKDKFQYTYFAHKLNSFDTAPKKLLASDSRLRPDRLALEKGDLSVSGNEKSSLEERQRAEKRNREAKNQKFIPRWFDLTEEVTPTPWGELEVYQYNGKYTEHRTAIDSSDCIEEPDSRPEFNPWQFDNLVAE, encoded by the exons ATGGATCCCAAACAAACCACTTCCTCCAGTACTGGTGGTGGTTTCTTTGCTTCTATTGCTTCAAGTTTGTCCAATTTTGGCTCTGTCGTGTCCAAATCTGTTAACGG TCCTACTGGAATTGAGCTTGAGGGATTGGAAGTTGTTAATCCAGAAGGAGGAACGGAAGATGCTGAAGAGGAAGCGAAAAAGGGACGATGGAAAGAGGAG GAACGGGATAGTTACTGGAAAATGATGCAAAAGTATGTTGGCTCTGATATCACATCAATGGTGACACTTCCAGTTATCATTTTTGAGCCAATGACGATGATACAAAAAATGGCCGAG CTTATGGAGTACTCTTACCTATTAGATATGGCGGATGAGACTGATGATCCATACATGAGACTTGTGTATGCCT CATCGTTCTTTATATCTGTATACTACGCCTATCAAAGAACATGGAAGCCATTCAATCCAATTCTTGGTGAGACTTATGAAATGGCTAACCATGGTGGCATGTCATTTATAGCAGAGCAG GTCAGTCATCATCCTCCAATGAGTGCCGGACATGCTGAAAATGAACATTTCACTTACGATGTGACATCAAAATTGAAAACTAAATTTCTTGGCAACTCGGTTGATGTATATCCTGTTGGAAG GACACGAGTTACTCTAAAAAGAGATGGTGTGACCCTTGATTTGGTGCCTCCACCTACAAAAGTTAGCAACTTGATTTTTGGACGAACTTGGATTGATTCACCCGGGGAGATGGTCCTGACAAATCTGACTACAGGGGATAAAGTCGTGCTGTATTTTCAACCATGTGGCTGGTTCGG AGCTGGTCGATATGAAGTGGACGGATATGTGTATAATGCAGCTGAAGAGCCAAAAATTCTAATAACTGGAAAATGGAATGAATCTTTGAGTTATCAAGTTTGTGACCCAGAAGGAGAGCCACTTCCTGGAACTGAGTTGAAAGAG GTTTGGAAAGTTGCCGAGATCCCTAAAAAGGACAAATTCCAATACACCTATTTTGCACACAAGCTTAACAGCTTTGACACTGCTCCCAAGAAGTTGTTGGCATCTGATTCTCGTCTTCGTCCTGATAGATTGGCCCTTGAGAAAGGTGACCTATCGGTGTCGGGCAATGAAAAGAGCAG TTTGGAGGAGAGACAAAGAGCCGAGAAGAGAAACCGAGAGGCGAAGAACCAGAAGTTCATTCCTAGATGGTTTGATCTAACCGAGGAAGTAACACCTACACCTTGGGGTGAATTGGAAGTCTACCAATACAATGGTAAATATACGGAACATCGCACCGCTATAGATAGTTCTGATTGCATTGAGGAGCCTGATAGTAGACCAGAATTCAATCCTTGGCAATTTGATAATTTGGTGGCTGAATAA